CGCCCACGTCCACGCCACCGACACCGCGATCATCACCGCCGCGGTGCAGACCAACGGCGAGTCCGCGGGGGCCGAACCGGTGGCGCACCTGCCGTTTCGGCCGGGCCGGTCGTTCTCGGCGTCGGTCTGCGGCAGCGAACTGACCGTCAAGGGCGCCCCCGAGGTGCTGCTGGCCGGCGGTGGGCGCGCCAGTGCCGCGCAGAACGGTGTGGTCGACGCGCTGGCCGCCGACGGGCTGCGGGTGATCGCGGTGGCGCGCCGGCGACTGTCGGCCGCGCAGATCGCCACCGCGGCGGCCGACCCCGACACCCTCGCCGATCTGGGCACCGAGAACCTGGAGCTGATCGGGTTTCTCGGCCTGGCCGACACCCCGCGGCCCGAATCGGCGCAGCTGTTGGCCGACCTGCGCGACCACGGGCTGGGCATCCGGCTGATCACCGGCGATCACCCGATCACCGCCGCCGCGATCGCCCGCGAGTTGGGCATGCCGGTGCGCACCGATCAGGTGGTCAGCGGCGCCCAGTGGGATGCCATGTCGCGCAAGGCCCAGGAGCGCGCGGTGGCCGCCACGGTGATCTTCGCCCGGATGTCCCCGGCGCACAAGGTGCAGATCGTGCAGACCCTGGAGCGCATCGGGCGGGTCTGCGCGATGGTCGGCGACGGCTCCAACGACGCCGCCGCGATCCGGGCGGCCACCGTCGGGGTGGGGGTGGTCGGCCGCGGCAGCGACCCGGCGCACGGCGCGGCCGACGTGGTGTTGGTCGACGGGCGCATCGAGTCGCTGGTGGCCGCGATCGAGGAGGGCCGCCAGCTCTGGCAGCGGGTGCAGTCGGCGGTGGCGGTGCTGCTCGGCGGCAACGCCGGGGAGGTCGCGTTCGCCACCTTGGGCACCGCGATCGGCGGCACCTCCCCGCTGAACACCCGCCAGTTGCTGCTGGTGAACATGCTCACCGATGCGCTGCCGGCCGCGGCGCTGGCGGTCAGCGCGCCGCGGCACCCGATCTCCCACGACGTGCGCGGCCCCGACGAGCGTCGGTTGTGGCGGGCGGTGGCGGTGCGGGGCACCGCCACCGCGGGCGCGGCGACCGCGGCGTGGGCGATGGCCTCGCTCACCGGACGCCAGCAGCGGGCCTCGACGGTGGCGCTGGTGGCGCTGGTCTCCGCGCAGCTGGGTCAGACGCTGTTGGATTCGCGGGCCCCGCTGGTGGTGCTCACCGCCGGCGGGTCGCTGGCGGTGATGGGGACCTTGATCAGTATCCCGGGACTGAGCCAGTTTCTTGGCTGCACACCACTGGGACCCGTTGGCTGGGCGCAGGCCCTCGGCTCGGCCAGTGCGGCGGTCGGCGCAGCGGCGGTGCTGCCGCGGGCTCTGGGGGTCTTTGAGCTACCTCCAGCACCCCCGCCCGCCACAGCACCGCGTACAGGTGACGCAGCGGAATCGTCAGAACCTCAGCCACAGGCCGAACCAAGCGGTCAGCCGGAAGATCGGTCGTCACATGTCCGAGGGTGACCACCCAACCCAACCCGGCCGCTAACCTGTAGTTACCGAAAGGCAAACGATGGCGGACAACCAGACACGCAAGGTCAGCACGCACAGCGAAGCGGTGCAACAGATCCGGGAGGGCGAGTCGTTCGCGCTGAACCTCCCGGGCGTCGGCGAGGTGCAGATCCCGCCGCCGGAGCAGATCGCCTACTACGGCGGGCTGGCGGCGCTGGCGGCGCTCGATCTCATCGAGTGGCCGGTGGCGGTGGTCATCGCCGCCGGGCACATCATGGCCAGCAACCAACGCAGCCGGCTCCTCGAGGAGCTCGGTAAAGCCATCGAGGATGCCGGCTGAGCGCGAAAGAACTTACTTGACCGTGAGGATCCCGACCCGCCACGCCAGGGCGTAGACCTGCCGCAGCGGCACACAGAGCAGCCGGGCGGCGCCGTCTACCACCGGGTCCGACGGGCTCTCGTGCCGCTTCAGCACGGCCAGGCTGTCGGCAGCGGCGCGGGTGGGGGTCAGTACTTCGGTGTAAGCAACGGCAGCCATGGGTGCCTCCTAGCCAGTTTGAAACGCGAGAACGGTTAGCGCGGGGGCCTGCGTCTCGTCGCGCACCCGGGGGTTACCGGCCGAAAGCGGTGGCCGCGACCGGGTTCGGGGACGACACGACAGCCCAAGATCGAGACGGACTATCACCGGAGCTCATCTGTGCCCCTCACCTCCTCTCGGCCACGGCACACGCGGGTGCCTGTCCAGCGTTCACACGCACGGCAAAGGAGTGGGATTTCTCCGGACGGAGAAGACCGCACCCCACTCGTTTTGGCTTCGACACTGCACGGCGTGTCCGGAGGAATCCGGAAGCCACTTGGGCTCAACCCTTAAGCCGGGAGGAGCTGTCCTGACCCGGGGCGTCTCTCGACGTTCAAGGTCAGTGGCCTATGTCCGCGCAGCCGCCTCGCCTAACGAGGTGCTCGCAGGCTCCATGGTGCACTAGCACGCCGACCCGGTCAACTCACCGCCACACCCGCAGCGTATTCGCAGGTCAACGAGGCCACACCCGGCGCGTCGGGCGTGTCGCGCGCCCGCCTCGGTGTTCCGCCGGTGTGCCAGGTCGTCGACGATGGCCTGCGCCCGGCGATGATCGGTACGGATTCACCCCCGGGCGGCCCCGCTCGGGAGCCACCCGATCACCGTCGACCTCGGCTGATCCGCGGTTCCGCGCACCTCCCATGGGGTCTGGCCGACTCGTGGCAGGCGAATGCGGGTAGATTTCCGACCTGTCGCCGCTGTGGCTCGCCGCCGTGGCGATGGCGCCCCGTGGTGCAGGTCCGTCGGGGTCGCCACGGCGCGCGGGACCCGGGAAGGCGGATATCCACGGTGAGGATCTCGATGAGCAGGCTGCCCTTGGTCGGTGCCGCGGTGGGCGCCGCCGCGCTGGTGCTGGCGCTGGCGCCGACGGCCGCCGCCGATCCGCCGGATCCGCACATGCCCGACATCACCAAGAATTTCTGTCCCGGCGGGCACTGGGGCGCCGGCGGGGCCGGGCTCGGCGGCGCGATGGGCGTCTGCGACGGCGCGAAGTATCCCGACGGCTCGTACTGGCATCAGTGGGTCGACAACGGGTTCATCGGGATCGGGGTGACCTACCACTACGACTGCGTCGGCGACAGCGGCAACAACATGTTCCCGGCCCCGCCCCCGCCCGGCGGCTGCGACGGGGCGATCCCGGAGGGCACCCCGCCGCCCGGGCACACGCCCCCGCCGCCCGGGGGCACCCCGCCGGCCGAGCCGGCACCGGCACCGGCACCGGCACCGCAGTAATCCCGACACCGCGGCGGTGGCGAACGGATCGCCACGCTGCCTCCCCAACGACCGCGGTCTGCGATAGCGTGGGGTAGTCCGGTGCTCGCCGGGTATCCACAACCGCACACCCGCACGGGAGCGTCCACTCCAGGGCGCTGAGAGGACGGCTGGGGCCGTCGACCGTCTGAACCTGACCGGATAATGCCGGCGTAGGGAGATGATCATGACCGAATTGGCATCCAGGGCCACCGCTGAGGCGACCGTCACCACCGGCCCGATCCCCTACAGCGCCAAGCACTACCGGCCGGTGGAGGGCCCGGGCGCGGTCGACGGCCTGGCGGTGCCGTTTCGGCGAATCAACCTGACCAGCGGGCATTTCGACGTCTACGACACCTCCGGTCCCTACACCGACACCGACGCCGCCATCGACCTGGACGCCGGGTTGCCGGCGCGCCCGGGGGTGGTGCGCGACCGCGGCACCCAGCTGCAGCGGGCCCGCGCCGGGGAGATCACCGCCGAGATGGCGTTCATCGCCGAGCGCGAGTCGCTGCCGGTGGAGCTGGTGCGCGACGAGGTCGCCGCCGGGCGGGCGATCATCCCGGCCAACCACAACCACCCCGAAATCGAGCCGATGATCATCGGCAAGGCGTTCGCGGTGAAGGTCAACGCCAACATCGGCAACTCGGCGGTCACCTCCTCGATCGCCGAGGAGGTCGACAAGATGGTGTGGGCCACCCGCTGGGGCGCCGACACCATCATGGACCTGTCCACCGGCAAGGACATCCACGAGACCCGGGGCTGGATTCTGCGCAACTCCCCGGTGCCGGTCGGCACCGTGCCGATCTACCAGGCCATGAAGGAGGTCGACGGCGACCCCACCAAGCTGACCTGGGAGATCTACCGCGACACCGTCATCGAGCAGGCCGAGCAGGGTGTGGACTACATGACCGTGCACGCCGGGCTGCTGTTCGAGCACGTGCCGCTGACCGCCGAACGGATCACCGGCATCGTCAGCCGCGGCGGGTCGATCATGGCCAAGTGGTGCATGGCCAACCAGCAGGAGTCGTTCCTCTACACCCACTTCGCGGAGCTCTGCGAGATCTTCGCCCACTACGACGTCACCGTCTCCCTCGGCGACGGGCTGCGGCCGGGCTGCATCGCCGACGCCAACGACGCCGCCCAGTTCGCCGAGCTGCGCACCCTGGGCGAGTTGACCAAGTTCGCGAAATCCCATGGCGTGCAAGTGATGGTGGAGGGCCCCGGGCATGTGCCGATGCACAAGATCGCCGAGAACGTCCGCATCGAGCAGGAGTGGTGCGAGGACGCCCCGTTCTACACCCTGGGGCCGCTGACCACCGACATCGCCCCGGCCTATGACCACATCACCTCGGCGATCGGGGCGGCGATGATCGGGCACGCCGGCACCGCGATGCTCTGCTACGTCACCCCCAAGGAGCATCTGGGGCTGCCCAACCGTGCCGACGTCAAGGCCGGGGTGATCGCCTACAAGATCGCCGCGCACGCCGCCGATCTGGCCAAGGGCCACCCGCACGCGCAGAAACGCGACGACGCGCTGTCGACGGCGCGCTTCGGCTACCGCTGGCACGACCAGTTCGCCCTGTCGCTGGACCCGGAGACCGCCCGCGACTTCCACGACGAGGCGCTGCCGGCGGAGGCGGCCAAGGTCGCGAAGTTCTGCTCGATGTGCGGCCCGCAGTTCTCCGCGATGCGCATCAGCCAGGACGCTCGCGACTACGCCAGCCGGCACGGGTTGCTGCCGCTGGCCCCGTCCGGGGACACGGTGACCGCCGGCGGCGAGTCGCCGGCGAGCGGCTAGGGCCCGCCGCGTGCAGTTCCTGCCGCTGGCCCCGCCGGGGCAGGCGCCGCGCCGGGTGCTGACCATCGCCGGATCCGATTCCGGTGGCGGGGCCGGCATTCAGGCCGACCTGCGCACCGCCGCGCTGCTGGGCGTCCATGCCCTGGTGGCCGTGAGCGCGGTGACCGCGCAGAACACGGTGGGGGTCCACGCGGTGCACCCGATCCCGCCGTCGATGGTCAGCCGCCAGATCGACGCGGTGCTCACCGACATCGGGGCGCAGGCCGCCAAGACCGGGATGCTCGCCGCCCCGGAGATCATCGAGGAGGTGGCCGCCACCTGGCGTCGCCTGGACCCGTCGATCCCGCTGGTGGTCGACCCGGTCTGCGCCTCCATGCACGGTGATCCGCTGCTGGTGCCCGAGGCGCTGGATTCGCTGCGCCGGCAGCTGTTTCCGCTGGCGACGCTGATCACCCCGAACCTCGACGAGGTGCGGCTGCTGGTCGGCGTCGACGTCGTCGACGCCGACTCCCAGCGCGCCGCCGCGACCGCGTTGCACGCCCTGGGCCCGCGCTGGGTGCTGGTCAAGGGCGGCCATCTGCGCTCGGCGACGACGGCGAGTCCTGATCTGCTCTACGACGGCGAACGGTTCAGCGAGTTCTCCGCCGAACGCATCGACACCGGCGACGACCACGGCGGCGGCGACACCCTGGCCGCCGCCATCGCCGCCGCCCTGGCGCACGGTCACACCGTGCCCGACGCGGTGGCGTTCGCCAAGTCCTGGGTCACCGAATGTCTGCGCGCCGCCTACCCGTTGGGTCACGGCCACGGCCCGGTGTCCCCGCTGTTCCGGTTGGCGCGGTGAGCCTCGCCGACATCGACGCGGTGGCCCACCGCCCCGCCGGTGAGCCCGCCGGGGTGGTGGCGCTGACCCACGGGGCCGGGGGCGACCGGGACGCACCGCTTCTGACCCGGGTCTGCGCGGCGTGGGCCGCGCACGGCTGGCTGGCGATCCGCTACAACCTGCCGTTTCGGCGCCGCCGGCCCAGCGGGCCGCCGTCGGGGTCGGCCGCCGTCGACCGCGACGGCATCCGCGCCGCGCTCACCTGGGCGCGCACCCAGACCGACGGGCCGCTGATCGCCGGCGGGCACTCCTACGGCGGGCGGATGACCTCCATGGTGGCCGCCGAGGGGGGCGCGCCGCTGGACGTGCTGAGCCTGTTGTCCTATCCGCTGCACCCGCCGGGCCGACCGCAGCGGGCCCGCACCGCCCACCTGGGGGCGATCACGGTGCCGACCGTGTTCGTCCACGGCGGCAGGGACCCGTTCGGCGGCCTCGACGAGCTGCGCGCCGCGGCCGCGCTGATCGCGGCCCGCACCGAGCTGGTCGAGATCGCCGATGCCCGCCACGATCTGGCGTCGAGGACCCTCGATGTGGCGGCGCTGGCGGTCTCCGCGGCGCGCCGGTTGGCCGCCGGGCCGCCCGGTCAGCCGGCCGGCAGCTGACCGCGCCGGTGCACCAGCTGCGCGGCGACCTCGGCGAGTTTGACGTTGGTGGCCTGCGAGATGCGGCGCAGGATCGCGAACGCCTCCTGCTCGCCGATGTCGTTGAGCACCATCAACATCCCGATCGCCTTGCCGATCTCGCGGTTGCTGGCCAGCCCGCGCGCCAGGCTGGTCGCGTCCTCGCCGCGCGCGACCGCGTTGGTGGCCACCGACGCGAACGCGGCGAGCACCACCGCCGTCTGCGTGGCGGCGGCGTCGAACACCTTCGGCGCGGTGGCGAACAGGTTCAGCGCCCCGACCTTGCGCCCGTCGACGAGCAGCCGGAACCCCATCGCGCCGCGCACCGGGGTCTCGGCGACCACCCGCGCGGCCAGCGCCGGCCACCGGCTGTGGGCGGTCAGGTCGGTGTCGACCTGGGCGGACTCGTCCTCGATGGCGTCCAGGCACGGGCCCTCGCCGAGCTGTTTTTCCAGCTCATCGACGTGCCGGGCGACGCGGTCGGTGGCCGCGGCGATCACGTAGGCGCCGTTCTCGCGGCGCAGCAGGATGCTGGCGTGATCGCAGCCGGGCACGATCAGCGTCGCCGCCACACACAGCGCCGAGTAGATCTCCGGCATCGTCGGGCCCCGGTAGACGATGTCGGCCAACGCGGTGAACACCCGCGCGGGCTCCACCGCGACCGGCTCGGCGCTCACTCCTCGGGCCGGTCTTCGTCGTCGAACGGCACGACCTGCTGCTGCTCGTAGACGTCGGCGGGGTTGGCCTCGATGGTGCCGACGAAATCGGTGGCCGGCACATTGTCGACGTCGTCGCTGTCGTCGACGGATGCGGCCTGTTCAGCGATGTCGCCGTCGCTGTCGCTGGGAAACAACTCCGTCATGGCCACCCTCCCCTGGTTGGTCTGCTCCGGGCCCGTCCAGGTTACCCGCGATCGGCGACTACAAACTTACTCAGCAGTCAGCTACCGTCGTTTCATGAGCGCGCAGCACTACGAGGCCGTCATCGTCGGAGCCGGATTCGGCGGGATCGGTGCCGCCATCGAGCTCAACCGGCTCGGCTACCGCGACCTGCTCATCGTCGACCGGGAGGCCGACCTCGGCGGCACCTGGCACGTCAACCGCTACCCGGGGCTGGCCGTCGACATCCCGTCGACCACCTACTCGTACTGGTTCGAGCCCAACCCCTACTGGTCGCGGCTGTTCGCCCCCGGCGAGGAACTCAAACGCTACGCCGAGCACGTCGCCGACAAGTACGACGTGCGCAGCTACATGCGGTTCAACACCACCGTGGACAGTGCCCGCTGGGACGAGGAGACCGGCCTGTGGCAGGTCACCGTCGACGACGGCGACGTGATCACCGCGCGGTTCCTCATCACCGCCACCGGGTTCCTGTCGCAACCCAACACCCCCGACATCCCCGGCATCACCGGGTTCGCCGGCAAGACCGTGCACACCACCGCCTGGGACGACGACTACGACTTCACCGGCCGCCGCGTCGGGTTGATCGGCACCGGTGCCACTGCGGTGCAGTTGATCCCGGAGCTGGCGCGCAGTGTCGCCGACCTCACCGTCTACCAGCGCACCCCGATCTGGGTGGTGCCCAAACTGGACTTCCCGATCCCGCCGCTCGTGCAACGGCTCTTCGCCGCGGCGCCACCGGTCCACCGCGCGTTCCGGTTCGTCACCGACACGCTGTTCGAGTTGATGATGGTGACCGGGGTGTTGCGCTACACGGCGTTTCGCCGACTCAACATCGCCGCCTCCGACCTGGCGAAGATGCACCGCTTCGCCTCGGTGCGCGATAAAGAGTTGCGCGCCAAGCTCACCCCGGACTACGACTTCGGCTGCAAACGCCCCACCTACTCCAACGACTACTACCGCGCCTTCACCCGCGAGCACGTGCATCTGCAGAACGCCGGCATCGAGCGCATCGAGCCCGACGGCATCGTCGCCGCCGACGGCACCAAGACCGAGATCGACACACTCGTGCTGGCCACCGGTTTCGACTTGTGGGAGGCCAACTTCCCGGCCATCGAGGTGATCGGGCGCAACGGCCGCAACCTCGGGAAGTGGTGGCGGGAGAACCGGTTCCAGGCCTATCAGGGGGTGTCGATCCCGCAGTTCCCCAATTTCCTCAGCCTGGCCAGCCCGTACGCGTTCTCCGGACTGTCGTTCTTCAACACGATGGAGTATCAGATGCGGCACATGAATCGGCTTTTCGGGGAGCTGCAGCGCCGCGACGCGCAGACCTTCGAGGTCACCGAGGACGCCAACACCCGGTTCTTGGACCGCATGACCGCGCTGCTGGACAAGTCGGTGTTCTACGCCGGGGACTGCGCCACCAGCCGCTCCTACTACTTCAACAACGCCGGGGAGGCCACGCTGCTGCGGCCCACCTCGACGGCGAACGCGGTGCGGGAGGGCTCGACGTTCCCGCTGTCGGACTACACGTTCGCCTAACCGGTGGCGCCGAAACTGCGGGCACACGCCGGCAGCAGACCGGCGAGCACCACCGCGTTGGGCACCGTGGTGTCCAGCCCGGTCAGCATGCGGGGTTTGCCGTCGCGGGTCGCCCACAGCCGCACCTGCCCGGTCAGCGTCGTCGGGTCCATGTTGTTGAAGTACGGGTTGGCCTCCACGGTGTAGAAATCCGACCAGGCCGCTTCGTGGGTGCGCATCGCCCGGGCGCTCATCCCGTCACGGTGCAGCCGCAGATACACCCAGCCGTCGCGGAGGATGAACTGCTCGCCGCGGTACAGGGCGGCGAGGATCCGGTCGGCGATGCGCGGCTCGATCACCCGCCGGGAGATCTCGACCAGCCCGGAGAACGCCTCCTTCTTCACCTCGCTGTCGTGGATCGACGACCAGTTCAGCGGCAGCGTGGTGACGGTGCCGTGGTGGTCGGTGACCCGGAACGCCCGGTCGACGGGGGCACGCACAACCCCGTGGATCGACACGATGGTCCGGCTCCAGTAGGAGACCTCGG
This sequence is a window from Mycolicibacillus parakoreensis. Protein-coding genes within it:
- a CDS encoding Rv1535 family protein codes for the protein MAAVAYTEVLTPTRAAADSLAVLKRHESPSDPVVDGAARLLCVPLRQVYALAWRVGILTVK
- the thiC gene encoding phosphomethylpyrimidine synthase ThiC, which codes for MTELASRATAEATVTTGPIPYSAKHYRPVEGPGAVDGLAVPFRRINLTSGHFDVYDTSGPYTDTDAAIDLDAGLPARPGVVRDRGTQLQRARAGEITAEMAFIAERESLPVELVRDEVAAGRAIIPANHNHPEIEPMIIGKAFAVKVNANIGNSAVTSSIAEEVDKMVWATRWGADTIMDLSTGKDIHETRGWILRNSPVPVGTVPIYQAMKEVDGDPTKLTWEIYRDTVIEQAEQGVDYMTVHAGLLFEHVPLTAERITGIVSRGGSIMAKWCMANQQESFLYTHFAELCEIFAHYDVTVSLGDGLRPGCIADANDAAQFAELRTLGELTKFAKSHGVQVMVEGPGHVPMHKIAENVRIEQEWCEDAPFYTLGPLTTDIAPAYDHITSAIGAAMIGHAGTAMLCYVTPKEHLGLPNRADVKAGVIAYKIAAHAADLAKGHPHAQKRDDALSTARFGYRWHDQFALSLDPETARDFHDEALPAEAAKVAKFCSMCGPQFSAMRISQDARDYASRHGLLPLAPSGDTVTAGGESPASG
- the thiD gene encoding bifunctional hydroxymethylpyrimidine kinase/phosphomethylpyrimidine kinase; the protein is MQFLPLAPPGQAPRRVLTIAGSDSGGGAGIQADLRTAALLGVHALVAVSAVTAQNTVGVHAVHPIPPSMVSRQIDAVLTDIGAQAAKTGMLAAPEIIEEVAATWRRLDPSIPLVVDPVCASMHGDPLLVPEALDSLRRQLFPLATLITPNLDEVRLLVGVDVVDADSQRAAATALHALGPRWVLVKGGHLRSATTASPDLLYDGERFSEFSAERIDTGDDHGGGDTLAAAIAAALAHGHTVPDAVAFAKSWVTECLRAAYPLGHGHGPVSPLFRLAR
- a CDS encoding alpha/beta hydrolase family protein, which gives rise to MSLADIDAVAHRPAGEPAGVVALTHGAGGDRDAPLLTRVCAAWAAHGWLAIRYNLPFRRRRPSGPPSGSAAVDRDGIRAALTWARTQTDGPLIAGGHSYGGRMTSMVAAEGGAPLDVLSLLSYPLHPPGRPQRARTAHLGAITVPTVFVHGGRDPFGGLDELRAAAALIAARTELVEIADARHDLASRTLDVAALAVSAARRLAAGPPGQPAGS
- a CDS encoding GAF and ANTAR domain-containing protein, encoding MSAEPVAVEPARVFTALADIVYRGPTMPEIYSALCVAATLIVPGCDHASILLRRENGAYVIAAATDRVARHVDELEKQLGEGPCLDAIEDESAQVDTDLTAHSRWPALAARVVAETPVRGAMGFRLLVDGRKVGALNLFATAPKVFDAAATQTAVVLAAFASVATNAVARGEDATSLARGLASNREIGKAIGMLMVLNDIGEQEAFAILRRISQATNVKLAEVAAQLVHRRGQLPAG
- a CDS encoding flavin-containing monooxygenase; translation: MSAQHYEAVIVGAGFGGIGAAIELNRLGYRDLLIVDREADLGGTWHVNRYPGLAVDIPSTTYSYWFEPNPYWSRLFAPGEELKRYAEHVADKYDVRSYMRFNTTVDSARWDEETGLWQVTVDDGDVITARFLITATGFLSQPNTPDIPGITGFAGKTVHTTAWDDDYDFTGRRVGLIGTGATAVQLIPELARSVADLTVYQRTPIWVVPKLDFPIPPLVQRLFAAAPPVHRAFRFVTDTLFELMMVTGVLRYTAFRRLNIAASDLAKMHRFASVRDKELRAKLTPDYDFGCKRPTYSNDYYRAFTREHVHLQNAGIERIEPDGIVAADGTKTEIDTLVLATGFDLWEANFPAIEVIGRNGRNLGKWWRENRFQAYQGVSIPQFPNFLSLASPYAFSGLSFFNTMEYQMRHMNRLFGELQRRDAQTFEVTEDANTRFLDRMTALLDKSVFYAGDCATSRSYYFNNAGEATLLRPTSTANAVREGSTFPLSDYTFA